AACACTGCGGGTTCGTCGTGAATAAAACGCTTGACCGAGACCATCGGCTTAAAGAGCCTCGCCCACCTTCACGGCTGTTCCCACGCGGCTCTGGAAAAGCCCCGGATTCCTTTCGCGGATTTTCTTGTCGACCACGAGAATCACGGTGCTGCCCATTTCAAAACGGCCAAGTTCACCGCCCTTTTCCACGCGAATTTCCTGCGAAGGTTTCCAGTCGTAACGCTTGCAATCCCTGGGGAGCTTTCCCGCATTCACCAGGAGTTCATCCGTGTAGGCAACGCCAATGCGGCCCACGTTCGTGGCACCAACCTTGACCACCAGCATTTCGGAACCGTCATCTAGGCGGATGTGACTCGTGAGGCGTTCGTTGATGCAGAACAGGCCCTCCACACGTTCCACGCTGCCGACATTCACCGGCCAAAGAGTTCCCGGACAATAGCTCGCACCGACAACCTCTCCCGCAACCGGGCTATGGATGCGGTGGTAGTTGAAAGGAGCAAGGTAAATCGTTGCAAAGGCTCCCCCTTCAAAGCGGGCAGCCATTTCTTCGTCGCGGAGCAAATCCTTGAGGGTATAGGTCTTCCCCTTCGCCTGAATCAATTCCTGACTCACGTCAAAAGTCGCCGTCTGCGAAAGTACGCCATCGACCGGAGAAACAATTTCGGAATCGGCAACCGGACGCATTCCCGGCTTGAGCCTGCGGATAAAAAGTTCGCCAATGTTTGCATAATGTTCGAGCGGATATTCCGACTCATCCATATTCAACTTGTAGTAAGCGGCAAACTTGTTGCGGGCCACCTTCGAAAGCACCGGTATGCGAAGACGCGTAAACGCACCGAAGGCGCGGCTCACCGCATTCTTCGGCAACAATTTCATAAAGACATAAAAAGCAGTATTCATATTAAAAAAGATAGAAATTAAAATCATACAGAAATAGCCGCGATTTCTCGCGGCTATTCCTTTTTGCTAACCACCAAACTTGTTTTACTTACCGCACTGGTCGTAAGAGCCGAACTTATCTACGACAAATTCGCCATCCACGGGGAACTGGAGCTGGATTGTCGTCACTTTTCCAAGGACATCTTCAATCTTTTCTTTGGAATCTTCATTGACATTCCTGAAAGCGTCCCAAGCGACTTTGCCCCACGTCATGTCGTCTGAATAATCCACCTCGGCATACCAGTATTTGTTTGCGGAGAAGTCCGTGACAAGTGCGATTCTAATAAAGTTATACGTGCTATAATGAATGCAGAAGCCACCCCACGCGCTGATGTCAGCCGGTTCAAGTTTCGAACTGACGGTATTAAAGCCTATCGTCGGCATGCTGTCCAAGGCATAGAGGTGGTCCTGGGATTTCACGTAAGCCGTAAACTTGTGGTACTTGCTTACCATGGTCGGAATGATATTTTCATCTTCGTCGTCGGCTTCGACATCGTCGGGGAATCCAAAGCGATACGTATCCGTGTATTCAGGAGAATTTGTCCAGACTCCGCCAGCCGTTGCTCCGGAAATGCCGAGATCCACGCGGTCACCGTCAACAGAACCATCCCACAAGAAGCTCTTTCCCGATTTATATTTAGAAGATTGCGTCGGCTTCACATCCTTATAGTCGCCAGTTTCCTTAACCGAAAGATCTTCCGGAACCAAGGCGCTAATACGTCTGATTGCAACAGCCGTTTTATCCCAATTTCCCTTCGTAAATTTCACGCGAATCTTTGCCAAATGCTTCAGGATGTCATCAGATGCACCTAGGACATTGTCGAAAACGATGCAGTTCTTTTCCATATCGATATTCTTCGGGAAAGTCATTGTCTTGATATTCTTCCCAAGGGTACCCTTCGACGAATCCCCAGGAACAAGTTCCATGACGAGATCCGATCCGGATCCATATTCTAGGCACATGCCTTTCCACAAATTAGACACGTCTGCCGTATAAATGAAGTCTTTGCCTTTTTTAGTGGTCTTCCCCGCAATAAGGAATTCAAAACCGACATCCGGATTGGAACTTTCACTCTTGAAGACTACATTTCCATAAATGCCTTCGTTATATTCGACCAGTTCAGCTAAATCCGTATAATCATCATAAGATTCGTTCCACTCGAAATAGGCCTTGGAAGAATCTCCAAAGAATTCCAGCTTGCCAGAAGTTCCTTTATCGCCTTTAGCAAAACCGGTCTCTATGATGGAAGAACCGTCCTTGCCGATCCACAAATCAGAGCGAACGTAAGGAGTCAGCCCCTGAATGCTGAATTCACCCGATGCCCCCGACTTACCCACAAAGACCAGCTGCACGGAGCGCACCTTCTTGACGACATCGGAACCATTTGCACCGTCCGATTTTTTCGTCTTGAAATCCTTCCAGGAAGCGCAACGGCTTTCGTCCCCGCCCTCCTTCATATTCAGGCTGACATGGGGCAAATCCTTATCCACAGAAGAACTTGCATAGTCTTCCGTATCAAGGCGGACTTCCACTTCAAAATCGGATTGGTAAGCAATACACAAGCCGTCATTTCCCTGAGAAAGGTCCGTCGGAGAACCGTCCGCGTCGGAAACATCAAAAGCGATACCGGCACGGGCCAGGTCTTTAGAACTAGACTTTTTCAAAGCAACACGACCGAGCAAAGCACGCTTGGAATTTTCCAACTGAATGTCAGAACCATCCATGACCTTCCATGCAGCCAGATTAGACGATTCGTCCCAGAAAGCATTCTTTTCTTCGGTAGTACCGTAATTATGTGACGTTGCGGAATTTTCCGAACAGGCCATCAATGCAAAGGCTCCTAACACCCCACAGCAAATAGCCTTCGTTTTCATTAATTTAATCATATTAGACCTCTTTATTCTTGTTAGTAATTTTTGATAACGGAAACATCTGCAAGTTCAATCGATAAACTTGATTCGGTTCCTTACACATGTTAGCGATTGCCACAATCTTTCTGCGACAGGAATCCAATTCCCGCACAATTTGTTCATAGGTTTCGCGGTCGATTCCCATGGTCACACCGGAAACATTACGTTCGCTTGGATCAAACTCGTCAATGGCCTTTTGTGCAAAGCCCGCCATTTCACGATGCATAGAGCGCACCACCAGGGGCATCACATCCGAATTGCCGACCAACGCCTTGTCCGTCTGTACATAGACATTCTTGGACTTGCGCTGCAAAATGCCGACACTTACCATAAAGTCAAGGGATTTGCGAACTTCGTCTGCGGTAATCGGCTGCCAGCACATTTCGGCAACCGCCTCAGGAGTGGCCCCCGGCATCATGGCAACCAGTTCGCGCAAGACCGGATTTTTCCAGGATTCAAAATACGTGAAGGCGTCGGCATCAACCACTCGAATCCTGTTCGCTTTCGCGATATCCTTCATGCTAGCGAAGGCATTCTTTTTTGCCTCGTCATCCTTCGCCTGGTTATACCGCACCAGGTGACGGAAATAAGCATATTCGAAGCCGCCCAGGTTCATGGCCGAGGCGACCCTTTCAATCCCTAGTTCACTGAGGCTGCTTTTGCCTTCACATACCAACTTCAAGTATGTCGGTGAAGTGAAGCCTGCCAGCCGGGCAAACTCTCGCCACGTAAACGAGCAAGTCCTCTTACGCTCATCGTAAAAGTCTTGCATGCAGCAGCGATAATCACGATATTCCGTTATTGATTTCATAAGAACTCCTAACCTTTCTTACGTTGTACCCCTAATGTAGCAAATCTTGTATCATCAGGCAAGTATTATATGATACAAAATAAAAAAATTTCATTTTTTTTATAGCGACGAACCACCAACACAAGAACGATGTGAAGAATTGACATTTTTCAAGAAATAAGATACTTTTCATTCACATAATTCTTACATTTACCTCAACGTCGAAGCATAACACGTGAAAAAATTATACACATTCTGTTGGATTTTATTTTCTCTGCTTAGCGCTTGCAGCAATAGTGAGTTATATACAACAGAAGATTTTTCGACCGAAGTAAACACTTCCATTCAGGATTTCCTAGATAACATAATAGTCCCTACTGAAAAAGAAAACTCCCCCTCCGGAGCCGCAACAGACTCCGCCCGCGTCCCAAACGACTCTATTAACGCCATAATCGCGCAAGCCGCTTCCCGAGCACTCATTCCTGCTGCAGGCTTCAAAAAAGCATTTACGTTATCTCCCCCCTCGACACAAGGCATCGTCCAATGTACTTTTGACGGTTCCGAACCAGATTCAACCACAAAGGCATTTTTAGAGGACCGACTGATAGACACAACAACCGTAGTCCGTTGCTACGAATTCATAGGCGGAATACTTGCAAAAAAACAAACCGAGACCTACTTTGTCAACGAAAAAATCAACATGCCCGTCGTATCTATCAGCGTGGATCCGTATTATGTAAAAGAATACCTGGATGCTGAGCCCTGCAAGCCTTACCCTTGCTATAGCGCTAAATTTTGGGAAGATGTCGAATATCCAACACATGTAGAATACTTTCCAAAAGGGAGTTCTTCAAAGAAAAAAGCCTTTGAAGTAGATGCAGGGCTATCCATTACCGGGAATTTCAGCAGGGACTTTCCCAAAAAATCCGTTTCCGTAAGAATGCGAAAGCAATATCAGTCCGGTAAAATACATTATCCCATATTTGAAGTCCGGCCTGAAAAAAATACTTTCAAATCTTTCACCTTGCGCAACAACGGGAATCGTTTCGCATCCGATTACATTGAAGACGCCATGGCAACCAGTCTTCTCGAAGGGACTACCGTCGATTACCAACGATCTAAACACGTTGTCGTATTCTATAATGGCGAATTTCGAGGCATTTACGACCTGCGGGAAAAGCTAAACGAGCATTTCATAGAAACAAACTACGGTATAGACAACAACTCCGTAGACCTGATCAAACTTTTGCACGAAGAAATAGAGACGAAAAACGGCTCCGCAGACGGTTACAGAAGCACCTTAGAATTTATCGACAAGTCGAATTTCAAAGACGACAATACCGCCTACGACCTAGTTTCCCAAATGATAAACATTACGAACTATATGGAATACATGGCCGCACAAATCTTTTACGCCAACGACGACTGGCCACAAGCCAACGTACGCGCATGGAAAAGCGGAAATTCCCCATGGAAATTCATAGCCTTCGATATAGACCAAGGGCTCGACTGGATGCCCAGACTCGATGGATTTACGGAAAACACAAATATGATCAAATGGATCCTTGGTGGAGGAAGAACCAACAAGCCTTGCGCCGGCGGAAAAAACAGCAAGTGCTTTACCAACATATTCATCAAGCTTATTCAAAACCCGAGTTTCAAGCAGAGCTTCATAAACAGGGCTTCTTACCTGTATTCAACGTTTATTAACGGTGAAAGAGTCGCGCAACAAATAGACCATATAACTAAATCGATTGACCCGGAACAAATAAAAAGAGACCAACAACTATACAAAAGAAGCAAGCATAAAAATGCCTGCGGAACATACTTTGAAACAGACGGCAGCTGCTTGAAAAAATGGTCTTACAACCGCGACAAAACTGTTAGAAACGATTTTAAAGAAGCATTTGGCCTAAACGATGACGTTCCCATTACCATAAAGGTAAAAGGAAACGGAACTTTAAGACTAGATGGTTTCGACATCAAACAAAGCCCTGAATACAACTGGAACGTTTTTGAGCATCATCCCATGAAATTGAGCGTAGAATGCCCTAATGGCTCCACATTCATCACTTGGGAAGACGGTTCAACTGATCCTAATCGGGTGATAGACCCTACCCGGAATTCAATATACACTGCAGAATGCCAATAGGCATTTTTCTCCGGTCCACCACGCCCAGATTTGTTTACCATTTTTTGCCCAAAACAAGCAGATTGCTATAACGAGCATTTTTTACTGCACATTTGCACATCAATCATTTGTTTTTTACTATATTGTATCTGGAGCGATTTTGACACTCAACTGTCAAAAAAATTGTTTATCTTTGTACCGACTAAATTTTTAACGAGAGTTTCTAATTACTATGGCAGCAGCAAAGTATACCGAAGACAGCATTAGAACACTGGAATGGAACGAACATATCCGCGAACGTCCGGGTATGTACATCGGCAAGCTCGGCGACGGCAACAGCCCCGACGACGGCATTTACGTGCTGGTGAAGGAAATTATCGACAACTCCATCGACGAATTCGTGATGGGCGCAGGCAAGCAAATTATCATCGACATCGAAGACCACTGCGCCCGCGTACGCGACTTTGGCCGCGGCATTCCGCTGGGCAAGGTCATTGACTGCGTATCGAAGATCAACACCGGCGGTAAGTACGACTCCGAAGCCTTCCAAAAGTCGGTCGGCTTGAACGGTGTGGGTACCAAGGCGGTGAACGCCCTTTCGACCAAGTTTATCGTGAAGAGTTTCCGCGACGGCCGCGTCAAAGAAGCCGAATTCAGCAAGGGCAAGCTTGTCCGCGAGGAACGCGAAAAGAGCACGACCGAAAAGAACGGTACCGAAATCTATTTCGAACCGGATGCCAGCATCTTCAAGAATTTCCGTTTCTTGCCGGGCTACATGGAAGAAAAGGTCTGGAACTACGCCTACCTGAACAACGGCCTTTCGCTCATCATGAACGGCAAGACCTACAACAGCCCGAACGGGCTCCTGGACCTGTTGCAGAACCACGTGGACGATTCGATCCGCTACCCGGTGGCCCACTTTAAGGCAAACGATATCGAAGTCGCCTTTACGCACGGCAACCAGTACGGCGAACACTACTACAGCTTTGTGAACGGCCAGCACACCACGCAGGGCGGTACGCACCAGCAGGCTTTTCGCGAAGGCATTGTGAAGGGAGCCCGCGACCACTTCAAGAAGGACCTGGATCCGGCCGACGTGCGCAACTGCATTATCGGCGCCATCTCCGTGCGCATTCAGGAACCAGTTTTCGAATCGCAGACCAAGACCAAGCTCGGCTCGACGACGGTCGCTCCGGGTGGTGCCCAGCTGCGTACCTGGATTGTGGACTACGTCGCCTCGCAGCTCGACAACTACCTGCACAAGAATCCGGAAACCGAAAAGGCCCTTTTAAACCGCATTACGCAGAACGAACGCGAGCGCAAGGAAATCGCGGGCATCAAGAAGCTCGCGAATGACCGCGCGAAAAAGGCGAACCTACACAACCGCAAGCTCCGCGACTGCAAGATTCACCTGACCGACGCGAAGAATGCGCTCAACCGCGAAACCATGATCTTCATTACCGAAGGTGACTCTGCATCGGGTTCTATCACCAAGGCCCGCAACGTGCAGACGCAGGCCGTGTTCAGCTTGCGCGGTAAGCCGCTCAACAGCTTCGGCATGACGAAGAAGGTTGTGTACGAAAACGAGGAATTCAACCTGTTGCAGCATGCTCTCGATATCGAAAACGGTCTCGAGAACCTCCGCTACGACAAGGTGATTATCGCGACAGATGCTGATGTGGACGGCATGCACATTCGTCTGCTCCTGATGACCTTCTTCTTGCAGTTCTTCCCCGAACTCGTAGAACAGAAGCACCTGTTCATTCTGCAGACGCCGCTTTTCCGTGTGCGCAACAAGCAGGTGACCAAGTACTGTTACGACGAAGTGGAACGCGACAGGGCTGCCAAGGAAATCGGCAAGACCGGCCTCGAAATCACTCGATTCAAAGGTCTCGGCGAAATTTCTCCGGAAGAATTCGGCCAGTTCATCGGCGAAGACATGCGCCTAGAAACGGTGGTGCTCCCGCCCGATGCCTCTTTCGGCAAGATGCTCGCCTACTACATGGGCAACAACACTCCCCAGCGTCAGGACCACATCGTGCAGAACCTCCGCGCCGAAGCCGTGGAAGAGCTGTAAGAGGAACGACCTTACGGCCTAGAGGTATGAGGTCGCTACGCTCTGAGCCATGAAGCGCTTCGCTCTAAGGCAAACCTGTCATTTCTACTTAAACAAAAAAGCAGCTTTTCAAAGCTGCTTTTCTCATACCTCAAAGGGGCGTAGCCCCGAGCTCATTGCTCAGCCCTATCAAACCACTTTAAATGCCTGCGTGCGGGGCACGGCCTTGATGTTCTTGGTCTTGCCCTTGCCGCCACCCGGCAAAATCATGAGCACCTTTTCCATGCGGGTGCCGTCCATTTTTAAGACACGGAAGGTGTAACCCTTGATGGTGACTTCGGCGCCAGGAGAAGGAATAATGCCGAGCGTTGCCTGAATCAGGCCCGAAAGCGTTTCCACGTGGGAATTTTCGGGAGCTTCAAGTTCCACGCCGAGCTTGTATTCCAAATCGGAAAGCGTCATGATCGGGTCGAGAATGAAGCGGCCGTCCTTAAGGCGCTGCACGTCTTCATCTTCGTCCACGTCATCTTCG
The genomic region above belongs to uncultured Fibrobacter sp. and contains:
- the asd gene encoding archaetidylserine decarboxylase (Phosphatidylserine decarboxylase is synthesized as a single chain precursor. Generation of the pyruvoyl active site from a Ser is coupled to cleavage of a Gly-Ser bond between the larger (beta) and smaller (alpha chains). It is an integral membrane protein.), which gives rise to MNTAFYVFMKLLPKNAVSRAFGAFTRLRIPVLSKVARNKFAAYYKLNMDESEYPLEHYANIGELFIRRLKPGMRPVADSEIVSPVDGVLSQTATFDVSQELIQAKGKTYTLKDLLRDEEMAARFEGGAFATIYLAPFNYHRIHSPVAGEVVGASYCPGTLWPVNVGSVERVEGLFCINERLTSHIRLDDGSEMLVVKVGATNVGRIGVAYTDELLVNAGKLPRDCKRYDWKPSQEIRVEKGGELGRFEMGSTVILVVDKKIRERNPGLFQSRVGTAVKVGEAL
- a CDS encoding DNA topoisomerase IV subunit B yields the protein MAAAKYTEDSIRTLEWNEHIRERPGMYIGKLGDGNSPDDGIYVLVKEIIDNSIDEFVMGAGKQIIIDIEDHCARVRDFGRGIPLGKVIDCVSKINTGGKYDSEAFQKSVGLNGVGTKAVNALSTKFIVKSFRDGRVKEAEFSKGKLVREEREKSTTEKNGTEIYFEPDASIFKNFRFLPGYMEEKVWNYAYLNNGLSLIMNGKTYNSPNGLLDLLQNHVDDSIRYPVAHFKANDIEVAFTHGNQYGEHYYSFVNGQHTTQGGTHQQAFREGIVKGARDHFKKDLDPADVRNCIIGAISVRIQEPVFESQTKTKLGSTTVAPGGAQLRTWIVDYVASQLDNYLHKNPETEKALLNRITQNERERKEIAGIKKLANDRAKKANLHNRKLRDCKIHLTDAKNALNRETMIFITEGDSASGSITKARNVQTQAVFSLRGKPLNSFGMTKKVVYENEEFNLLQHALDIENGLENLRYDKVIIATDADVDGMHIRLLLMTFFLQFFPELVEQKHLFILQTPLFRVRNKQVTKYCYDEVERDRAAKEIGKTGLEITRFKGLGEISPEEFGQFIGEDMRLETVVLPPDASFGKMLAYYMGNNTPQRQDHIVQNLRAEAVEEL
- a CDS encoding TIGR02147 family protein gives rise to the protein MKSITEYRDYRCCMQDFYDERKRTCSFTWREFARLAGFTSPTYLKLVCEGKSSLSELGIERVASAMNLGGFEYAYFRHLVRYNQAKDDEAKKNAFASMKDIAKANRIRVVDADAFTYFESWKNPVLRELVAMMPGATPEAVAEMCWQPITADEVRKSLDFMVSVGILQRKSKNVYVQTDKALVGNSDVMPLVVRSMHREMAGFAQKAIDEFDPSERNVSGVTMGIDRETYEQIVRELDSCRRKIVAIANMCKEPNQVYRLNLQMFPLSKITNKNKEV
- a CDS encoding CotH kinase family protein, which produces MKKLYTFCWILFSLLSACSNSELYTTEDFSTEVNTSIQDFLDNIIVPTEKENSPSGAATDSARVPNDSINAIIAQAASRALIPAAGFKKAFTLSPPSTQGIVQCTFDGSEPDSTTKAFLEDRLIDTTTVVRCYEFIGGILAKKQTETYFVNEKINMPVVSISVDPYYVKEYLDAEPCKPYPCYSAKFWEDVEYPTHVEYFPKGSSSKKKAFEVDAGLSITGNFSRDFPKKSVSVRMRKQYQSGKIHYPIFEVRPEKNTFKSFTLRNNGNRFASDYIEDAMATSLLEGTTVDYQRSKHVVVFYNGEFRGIYDLREKLNEHFIETNYGIDNNSVDLIKLLHEEIETKNGSADGYRSTLEFIDKSNFKDDNTAYDLVSQMINITNYMEYMAAQIFYANDDWPQANVRAWKSGNSPWKFIAFDIDQGLDWMPRLDGFTENTNMIKWILGGGRTNKPCAGGKNSKCFTNIFIKLIQNPSFKQSFINRASYLYSTFINGERVAQQIDHITKSIDPEQIKRDQQLYKRSKHKNACGTYFETDGSCLKKWSYNRDKTVRNDFKEAFGLNDDVPITIKVKGNGTLRLDGFDIKQSPEYNWNVFEHHPMKLSVECPNGSTFITWEDGSTDPNRVIDPTRNSIYTAECQ